ATCATGGGCCAGATGATAGCCGGCCGCGTGATATGCGACCTCGCGGACCTGCACAACGACCTGGACGTCCAGGAGCCCATCGTGGCTCCGCGGCGGCGCGGGGGCAGGTAAGCCATGCAGCTGTTTGACGCGCACTGCCACCTGGACTTCATGTCGAACATGGAAGAGGTCGCGCGCGACGCCGCGGCAGACGGCCTGCATGTGCTCGCGACCACGGTGACGCCCCGGGGCTACCTGCGCGCGCGGGACGCCCTCGCGGGGCTTCCCAACGTGGGCGTCGCCGTGGGCGCACACCCGTGGTGGGTGGCGGACGGGCGGCTCTCGACCGCAGACGTCGAGGCGGCGGCCGACCTCGCCGGCACGACGCGCCTCGTGGGCGAGGTCGGCATGGACTTCTCGCCCAAGCACGTGCCAGAGGGCTCCAAGGACGTTCAGCGCGCCGCGTTCCGGCGCATCTGCGAGGCCGCGGCCACCGGAAGCGACCCCGCGCGCCCCACGGTCATGTCCATACACTCCGTCCGCTCCGCCGCGGAGGTGCTGGAGGTTCTGCGCACGACGGGCTGCCTCGAGCGCTGCCGCTGCGTGTTCCACTGGTTCTCGGGCAGCTCGGACGAGCTCCACGCCGCCGTGGTCGCCGGC
This sequence is a window from Parafannyhessea umbonata. Protein-coding genes within it:
- a CDS encoding TatD family hydrolase, coding for MQLFDAHCHLDFMSNMEEVARDAAADGLHVLATTVTPRGYLRARDALAGLPNVGVAVGAHPWWVADGRLSTADVEAAADLAGTTRLVGEVGMDFSPKHVPEGSKDVQRAAFRRICEAAATGSDPARPTVMSIHSVRSAAEVLEVLRTTGCLERCRCVFHWFSGSSDELHAAVVAGCWFSVNPMMLRTRRGREYARQVPLRRLLTETDLPAGEDVPFSAAQIEAALQECLAGIAEARGCDAEGLAQAVCDNAERLLA